The following proteins are co-located in the Pedobacter sp. FW305-3-2-15-E-R2A2 genome:
- a CDS encoding phosphatidylinositol-specific phospholipase C gives MKINPLKVQLILAAAISFTACKKQNSENAPMGIRSEKSVMALPTVTSFTMNNWMGALSDTMSLAQLSIPGTHDSGARTEPISGTAKTQNLSIAEQLNAGVRYLDIRCRHIGNSFTIHHGAIYQNLNFDDVLNACISFLNSNPSETIIMSVKEEHTPTDNTRSFEQTFDAYVAQNASKWDLGNGISTLGSVRGKIKLLRRFSTGNTKGIDATNWADNTTFEINNPAAGLKIQDYYKVEDLNAKWTTVESLLNEAKNSTVKKLYVNYGSGYKPGIFGIPNINTVANSINPKINTYFSGAAHGRYGIIPLDFIDATRSQLIVNTNF, from the coding sequence ATGAAAATCAATCCCTTAAAAGTCCAGCTCATCCTGGCCGCAGCCATTTCTTTTACCGCCTGTAAAAAACAGAACTCCGAAAATGCGCCAATGGGCATCAGATCCGAAAAATCAGTCATGGCCCTTCCCACTGTAACCAGCTTTACCATGAACAACTGGATGGGTGCTTTGTCAGACACGATGAGCCTTGCCCAGCTTTCCATTCCGGGTACGCATGATTCAGGTGCAAGGACTGAACCCATTTCCGGAACAGCAAAAACACAGAACTTAAGCATTGCAGAACAGCTGAATGCTGGTGTAAGGTACCTGGACATCCGCTGCAGACATATCGGCAACAGCTTCACCATTCACCATGGCGCGATCTATCAGAACTTAAACTTTGATGATGTCCTGAATGCCTGCATCAGTTTTCTGAACAGCAATCCCAGCGAAACGATCATCATGAGCGTAAAAGAAGAACATACCCCTACTGATAATACCCGCAGTTTTGAACAAACCTTTGATGCGTATGTGGCGCAGAATGCTTCAAAATGGGACTTAGGAAATGGCATTTCTACTTTAGGATCTGTACGTGGAAAGATCAAACTTCTGAGAAGATTCAGCACAGGCAATACCAAAGGAATCGATGCCACCAATTGGGCAGACAATACCACCTTTGAGATCAACAATCCTGCTGCGGGTTTAAAGATTCAGGATTACTATAAGGTAGAGGACCTGAATGCAAAATGGACAACGGTGGAAAGCCTTTTAAATGAAGCAAAAAACAGCACGGTTAAAAAGCTATATGTGAATTACGGCAGTGGTTATAAACCAGGGATCTTCGGAATTCCGAACATCAATACCGTAGCCAATTCCATTAACCCTAAGATCAATACTTATTTCAGTGGCGCTGCTCATGGAAGATATGGAATCATCCCATTGGATTTCATTGACGCCACCAGAAGTCAGTTGATCGTAAATACCAATTTCTAA